The following are encoded together in the Conger conger chromosome 11, fConCon1.1, whole genome shotgun sequence genome:
- the unc45b gene encoding protein unc-45 homolog B yields the protein MGDPIQLKDEGNKCFQAGEVDKAIECYTNAMKTCKDKNVLAVLHRNRSACYLKQENYVKAASDASRAIDVDASDLKALYRRCLALERLGKLDMAFKDVQRCATIEPKNKTFLETLRRLGAEIQQKLKTTFSTDSRVQSMFEILLDDEMDKDKKEKAANNLIVLAREDAGSERIFQNNGVPLLQQLIETGKPAMILAAIRTLSGMCTGHRARATAIIHLIGIDKLCSIMAVDNEEIALATCNLFQCTYDSLSGSDKRLYGKEEALVLDSSRDLKTILLALLEMISSKKVSGHGRDQALNLLTKNVPRKDKRESDHSKTLFTIDHGLKKILKVCGQVPDLPDQLPLTENTQLIASVLLNKLYDDLRCDPERDNYRDICDEYIKGKFDPNDMDKNIHAINALSGLLQGPFDVGNALAGHQGVMEMMVALCGSEREVDQIVAVEALIHASTKMSRASFIITNGVSLLKDIYKKTKNEKIKIRALVGLCKLGSAGGDDYSMRQFAEGSTEKLAKQCRKWLCNPNIDVRTRKWAVEGLAYLTNDADVKDDFVEDEPALRAMFELSKSPDKTILYAVACTLVNCTNSYEKKEIIPELVQLAKFSKQHVPEQHPKDKKDFIQSRVKRLLKAGVISALTCMVKADNSVLTDQTKEMLARVFLALADDTKDRGTIVAQGGGKALIPLALEGTEAGKIRASHVLAKIAAVSNPEMAFPGERIYEVVRPLVSLLHPDRDGIQNYEALMSLTNLAGLNDKLRVKILKEKALPDIENYMFEEHDQIRQAATECMCNLVVCKEVQERYMEDGNDKLKLLVLLCSEDDDKLQRAAAGALAMLTAAQKKLCTKITLVTVQWLEILQRLCLHDNIQIQHRGLVIVYNMMNADPELAKKLIESEILEILTVIGKQEDSPKRQEVIDVARSCLTTAMDLGIIKPFS from the exons atgggtgacccaatCCAGTTAAAAGATGAGGGGAATAAATGCTTCCAGGCTGGTGAAGTTGACAAGGCCATTGAATGTTACACCAACGCCATGAAGACCTGCAAGGACAAGAATGTGCTAGCTGTCCTCCACCGGAACAGATCAGCCTGCTACCTGAAACAG gAGAATTATGTGAAGGCTGCTTCAGATGCTTCCAGAG CCATCGACGTGGACGCCTCAGACCTCAAAGCCCTGTACCGGAGGTGCCTGGCCCTGGAGAGGCTGGGGAAGCTGGACATGGCCTTCAAAGACGTGCAGAGATGTGCCACCATCGAGCCCAAGAACAAGACCTTCCTGGAGACTCTGAGGAGGCTGGGAGCTGAGATCCAGCagaag CTGAAGACAACATTTTCCACAGACTCAAGGGTTCAAAGCATGTTTGAAATCTTGCTCGATGACGAGATGGATAAAGACAAGAAAGAAAAG GCTGCCAATAATCTGATAGTTCTGGCCCGGGAGGACGCGGGGTCAGAGAGAATCTTCCAGAACAACGGCGTGCCGCTGCTGCAGCAGCTCATCGAGACGGGAAAGCCAGCGATGATCCTGGCAGCCATCCGCACCCTGTCTGGAATGTGCACAGGTCACAGAGCacgg GCCACAGCCATCATCCACCTGATCGGAATCGATAAACTGTGCAGCATCATGGCCGTGGACAACGAAGAGATCGCCCTGGCAACCTGCAACCTCTTCCAATGCACCTACGACTCCCTCTCCGGGAGTGACAAGAGGCTGTACGGAAAAGAGGAGGCACTCGTCCTGG ACTCAAGTCGCGACCTGAAGACCATCCTGCTGGCTCTGCTGGAGATGATCAGCAGTAAGAAGGTGTCGGGACACGGGCGGGACCAGGCCCTCAACCTGCTGACCAAGAACGTGCCTAGAAAGGACAAGAGGGAGTCCGACCACTCCAAGACCCTCTTTACCATCGACCATG GCCTGAAGAAGATCCTGAAGGTGTGTGGTCAGGTCCCTGACCTGCCTGACCAGCTGCCTCTGACCGAGAACACCCAGCTCATCGCCAGTGTGCTGCTCAACAAACTGTACGACGACCTTCGCTGTGACCCCGAGCGAGACAACTACAGGGACATCTGCGACGAGTACATCAA GGGGAAGTTTGACCCCAACGACATGGACAAGAACATCCACGCTATCAATGCGCTGTCGGGGCTGCTGCAGGGGCCCTTCGACGTGGGCAACGCGCTGGCCGGGCACCAGGGCGTTATGGAAATGATGGTGGCTCTGTGCGGCTCCGAGCGGGAGGTGGACCAAATAGTGGCTGTGGAGGCGCTCATCCACGCCTCCACCAAGATGAGCCGCGCCTCCTTCATCATCACCAACGGCGTCTCCCTGCTCAAGGACATCTACAAAAAAACCAAGAACGAAAAAATCAAGATCCGAGCGCTGGTG GGCCTGTGTAAACTGGGCTCTGCGGGGGGAGATGACTACAGCATGCGGCAGTTTGCAGAGGGCTCCACGGAGAAACTTGCTAAACAGTGCAGAAA GTGGCTGTGCAACCCAAACATCGACGTGCGGACCAGGAAGTGGGCGGTGGAGGGCCTGGCCTACCTGACCAACGACGCGGATGTGAAGGACGACTTTGTCGAGGACGAGCCCGCCCTGAGGGCCATGTTTGAGCTGTCAAAG TCGCCTGACAAGACCATCCTATATGCAGTGGCATGTACACTGGTCAACTGCACCAACAGCTACGAAAAGAAGGAGATCATTCCGGAACTTGTTCAACTGGCAAAGTTTTCCAAGCAGCATGTTCCTGAACAGCACCCTAAG GACAAGAAGGACTTCATCCAGAGCAGGGTGAAGCGACTGCTCAAGGCTGGGGTCATCTCCGCACTCACCTGCATGGTCAAAGCGGACAACTCCGTCCTCACCGACCAGACCAAGGAGATGCTTGCTAG GGTGTTTCTAGCCTTGGCAGACGACACTAAGGACAGGGGGACCATTGTTGCTCAAGGAGGTGGTAAA gcactcatTCCTCTGGCACTGGAAGGGACAGAGGCCGGCAAAATCCGAGCCTCCCACGTCTTGGCCAAAATCGCCGCCGTTTCCAACCCTGAAATGGCCTTCCCTGGAGAAAGG aTTTATGAAGTGGTTCGCCCGCTCGTCAGTTTGCTTCACCCCGACAGAGATGGTATACAGAACTACGAGGCTCTCATGAGCCTCACTAACCTGGCTGGACTGAATGACAAACTGAG GGTGAAGATTTTGAAGGAGAAGGCTCTGCCGGATATAGAGAACTACATGTTTGAGGAGCACGACCAGATCCGACAGGCAGCCACGGAGTGCATGTGCAACCTGGTGGTGTGCAAAGAG GTTCAGGAGAGGTACATGGAGGACGGCAACGACAAGCTGAAACTGCTGGTTCTCCTGTGCAGCGAGGACGACGACAAGCTCCAGAGGGCTGCAGCTGGAGCCCTCGCCATGCTCACCGCCGCCCAGAAGAAGCTCTGCACCAAGATCACCCTGGTG ACAGTCCAGTGGCTGGAGATCCTGCAAAGGCTGTGTCTCCATGACAACATTCAGATCCAGCACAGGGGCCTGGTCATTGTGTACAACATGATGAACGCTGACCCGGAGCTGGCCAAAAAGTTGATCGAGAGTGAGATTCTGGAGATCCTGACGGTGATCGGTAAGCAGGAGGACAGCCCGAAGCGGCAGGAGGTCATAGATGTCGCCCGCTCCTGTCTGACCACCGCCATGGACCTTGGTATCATCAAGCCATTCAGCTAA